A stretch of Chanodichthys erythropterus isolate Z2021 chromosome 20, ASM2448905v1, whole genome shotgun sequence DNA encodes these proteins:
- the LOC137009323 gene encoding carcinoembryonic antigen-related cell adhesion molecule 2-like isoform X4, with product MKAYSVISCSPGESVLLHCRDENSQHKDVQWQRTDIQETQNPVNVIKDQRYKDRVQIHRNLSLSINRLTVDDTGSYWCNFTELLHLIIEGCSLSANEASESISRYSGESVFLSCLVKCSTRYNPDKIRWKLPNNREINQTTNSTELYTLYQGRFHMSGEKTGNFSLLISNLTEKYEGLYSCWINENQHKSFSLTVKGCTLSETEREPETKYPGDSVLLSCSCKDPKSKPESFKWTQGTEVSNETLRYRARVHMFNKTTPSNLSLLISNLTEDDQGTYICTVNNKTSTRTSLTVKGCVLSKHPNTLISYPGESVTLPCSCEDPKTKPKHVEWKQAALNEILVSDSKDVSGRFQILRDSPHNLSLRISNLTEADGGLYECTVNGKQSRSINLTVTDLSKNYLKYSLIFLICLMLLLLTGFICWRFTRANKGRRGSRVTQRPDHQDDLTYSTVMLINSEKHAKKQQQDDDTYSSVVYCTFTNQDLYR from the exons ATGA AAGCATATTCAGTCATCAGCTGTTCTCCAGGAGAGTCTGTGCTGCTGCACTGCAGGGATGAAAACTCACAGCATAAAGACGTCCAGTGGCAGCGCACAGATATACAAGAAACACAAAACCCAGTGAACGTCATCAAGGATCAGCGATATAAAGACAGAGTTCAGATTCACAGGAATCTCTCACTGTCCATCAATCGACTGACTGTAGACGACACAGGATCATATTGGTGTAATTTCACAGAGCTGCTTCATCTAATCATTGAAG GTTGTTCTCTATCAGCGAATGAAGCATCAGAGTCGATCAGCAGATATTCAGGGgaatcagtgtttctgtcttgtttggTCAAATGCAGCACTCGATATAATCCAGACAAGATCAGATGGAAATTACCAAACAACAGAGAAATAAACCAGACGACTAACTCTACTGAACTGTACACACTCTATCAGGGCAGATTTCACATGTCTGGTGAAAAAACAGGAAATTTCTCTCTGCTGATTTCTAACCTGACGGAGAAATATGAAGGACTGTATTCATGCTGGATTAATGAGAATCAACACAAGAGCTTCAGTCTCACTGTTAAAG GATGCACACTATCAGAGACTGAGAGGGAACCTGAAACGAAGTATCCAGGTGATTCTGTACTTCTGTCCTGCTCATGCAAAGACCCAAAATCCAAACCTGAGAGCTTCAAATGGACCCAAGGGACAGAAGTGTCCAATGAAACTTTACGTTACAGAGCCAGAGTCCACATGTTTAATAAGACAACGCCATCAAATCTCTCTCTGCTGATATCCAATCTGACTGAAGATGACCAGGGGACTTACATATGCACAGTTAATAACAAAACATCCACTCGTACCAGCCTCACAGTTAAAG GCTGTGTTTTATCCAAACATCCAAACACTCTCATCTCATATCCAGGAGAATCCGTGACGCTTCCATGTTCCTGTGAAGATCCAAAAACCAAACCAAAACACGTTGAATGGAAGCAAGCAGCTTTAAATGAGATTCTAGTTTCAGATTCTAAAGATGTCAGCGGACGCTTCCAGATCCTTAGAGATTCTCCTCATAATCTCTCTTTACGGATCTCAAACCTGACTGAGGCTGACGGAGGATTATATGAGTGTACAGTCAATGGAAAACAATCCAGAAGCATAAATCTCACTGTTACAG ATTTAAGCAAAAATTATCTCAAATACTCCCTGATATTTCTGATCTGTCTGATGCTGCTGCTCCTGACCGGATTCATCTGTTGGAGATTCACACGGG CAAACAAGGGAAGGAGAGGAAGCCGAGTGACCCAGAGACCAGATCATCAGG ATGATCTGACATACTCCACTGTGATGCTGATTAACAGTGAAAAACacgcaaaaaaacaacaacag GATGATGACACATACTCATCTGTAGTGTACTGCACTTTCACAAATCAAGATCTCTACAGATGA
- the LOC137009323 gene encoding carcinoembryonic antigen-related cell adhesion molecule 2-like isoform X1, with the protein MAVLQTSDVMFLCVFLLCAGLHFTTGCTEAYSVISCSPGESVLLHCRDENSQHKDVQWQRTDIQETQNPVNVIKDQRYKDRVQIHRNLSLSINRLTVDDTGSYWCNFTELLHLIIEGCSLSANEASESISRYSGESVFLSCLVKCSTRYNPDKIRWKLPNNREINQTTNSTELYTLYQGRFHMSGEKTGNFSLLISNLTEKYEGLYSCWINENQHKSFSLTVKGCTLSETEREPETKYPGDSVLLSCSCKDPKSKPESFKWTQGTEVSNETLRYRARVHMFNKTTPSNLSLLISNLTEDDQGTYICTVNNKTSTRTSLTVKGCVLSKHPNTLISYPGESVTLPCSCEDPKTKPKHVEWKQAALNEILVSDSKDVSGRFQILRDSPHNLSLRISNLTEADGGLYECTVNGKQSRSINLTVTDLSKNYLKYSLIFLICLMLLLLTGFICWRFTRANKGRRGSRVTQRPDHQDDLTYSTVMLINSEKHAKKQQQDDDTYSSVVYCTFTNQDLYR; encoded by the exons ATGGCTGTGCTACAGACTTCAGATGTGATGTTCTTGTGTGTTTTTCTGCTCTGCGCTGGACTTCACTTCACAACAG gcTGCACAGAAGCATATTCAGTCATCAGCTGTTCTCCAGGAGAGTCTGTGCTGCTGCACTGCAGGGATGAAAACTCACAGCATAAAGACGTCCAGTGGCAGCGCACAGATATACAAGAAACACAAAACCCAGTGAACGTCATCAAGGATCAGCGATATAAAGACAGAGTTCAGATTCACAGGAATCTCTCACTGTCCATCAATCGACTGACTGTAGACGACACAGGATCATATTGGTGTAATTTCACAGAGCTGCTTCATCTAATCATTGAAG GTTGTTCTCTATCAGCGAATGAAGCATCAGAGTCGATCAGCAGATATTCAGGGgaatcagtgtttctgtcttgtttggTCAAATGCAGCACTCGATATAATCCAGACAAGATCAGATGGAAATTACCAAACAACAGAGAAATAAACCAGACGACTAACTCTACTGAACTGTACACACTCTATCAGGGCAGATTTCACATGTCTGGTGAAAAAACAGGAAATTTCTCTCTGCTGATTTCTAACCTGACGGAGAAATATGAAGGACTGTATTCATGCTGGATTAATGAGAATCAACACAAGAGCTTCAGTCTCACTGTTAAAG GATGCACACTATCAGAGACTGAGAGGGAACCTGAAACGAAGTATCCAGGTGATTCTGTACTTCTGTCCTGCTCATGCAAAGACCCAAAATCCAAACCTGAGAGCTTCAAATGGACCCAAGGGACAGAAGTGTCCAATGAAACTTTACGTTACAGAGCCAGAGTCCACATGTTTAATAAGACAACGCCATCAAATCTCTCTCTGCTGATATCCAATCTGACTGAAGATGACCAGGGGACTTACATATGCACAGTTAATAACAAAACATCCACTCGTACCAGCCTCACAGTTAAAG GCTGTGTTTTATCCAAACATCCAAACACTCTCATCTCATATCCAGGAGAATCCGTGACGCTTCCATGTTCCTGTGAAGATCCAAAAACCAAACCAAAACACGTTGAATGGAAGCAAGCAGCTTTAAATGAGATTCTAGTTTCAGATTCTAAAGATGTCAGCGGACGCTTCCAGATCCTTAGAGATTCTCCTCATAATCTCTCTTTACGGATCTCAAACCTGACTGAGGCTGACGGAGGATTATATGAGTGTACAGTCAATGGAAAACAATCCAGAAGCATAAATCTCACTGTTACAG ATTTAAGCAAAAATTATCTCAAATACTCCCTGATATTTCTGATCTGTCTGATGCTGCTGCTCCTGACCGGATTCATCTGTTGGAGATTCACACGGG CAAACAAGGGAAGGAGAGGAAGCCGAGTGACCCAGAGACCAGATCATCAGG ATGATCTGACATACTCCACTGTGATGCTGATTAACAGTGAAAAACacgcaaaaaaacaacaacag GATGATGACACATACTCATCTGTAGTGTACTGCACTTTCACAAATCAAGATCTCTACAGATGA
- the LOC137009323 gene encoding carcinoembryonic antigen-related cell adhesion molecule 2-like isoform X2, whose amino-acid sequence MAVLQTSDVMFLCVFLLCAGLHFTTEAYSVISCSPGESVLLHCRDENSQHKDVQWQRTDIQETQNPVNVIKDQRYKDRVQIHRNLSLSINRLTVDDTGSYWCNFTELLHLIIEGCSLSANEASESISRYSGESVFLSCLVKCSTRYNPDKIRWKLPNNREINQTTNSTELYTLYQGRFHMSGEKTGNFSLLISNLTEKYEGLYSCWINENQHKSFSLTVKGCTLSETEREPETKYPGDSVLLSCSCKDPKSKPESFKWTQGTEVSNETLRYRARVHMFNKTTPSNLSLLISNLTEDDQGTYICTVNNKTSTRTSLTVKGCVLSKHPNTLISYPGESVTLPCSCEDPKTKPKHVEWKQAALNEILVSDSKDVSGRFQILRDSPHNLSLRISNLTEADGGLYECTVNGKQSRSINLTVTDLSKNYLKYSLIFLICLMLLLLTGFICWRFTRANKGRRGSRVTQRPDHQDDLTYSTVMLINSEKHAKKQQQDDDTYSSVVYCTFTNQDLYR is encoded by the exons ATGGCTGTGCTACAGACTTCAGATGTGATGTTCTTGTGTGTTTTTCTGCTCTGCGCTGGACTTCACTTCACAACAG AAGCATATTCAGTCATCAGCTGTTCTCCAGGAGAGTCTGTGCTGCTGCACTGCAGGGATGAAAACTCACAGCATAAAGACGTCCAGTGGCAGCGCACAGATATACAAGAAACACAAAACCCAGTGAACGTCATCAAGGATCAGCGATATAAAGACAGAGTTCAGATTCACAGGAATCTCTCACTGTCCATCAATCGACTGACTGTAGACGACACAGGATCATATTGGTGTAATTTCACAGAGCTGCTTCATCTAATCATTGAAG GTTGTTCTCTATCAGCGAATGAAGCATCAGAGTCGATCAGCAGATATTCAGGGgaatcagtgtttctgtcttgtttggTCAAATGCAGCACTCGATATAATCCAGACAAGATCAGATGGAAATTACCAAACAACAGAGAAATAAACCAGACGACTAACTCTACTGAACTGTACACACTCTATCAGGGCAGATTTCACATGTCTGGTGAAAAAACAGGAAATTTCTCTCTGCTGATTTCTAACCTGACGGAGAAATATGAAGGACTGTATTCATGCTGGATTAATGAGAATCAACACAAGAGCTTCAGTCTCACTGTTAAAG GATGCACACTATCAGAGACTGAGAGGGAACCTGAAACGAAGTATCCAGGTGATTCTGTACTTCTGTCCTGCTCATGCAAAGACCCAAAATCCAAACCTGAGAGCTTCAAATGGACCCAAGGGACAGAAGTGTCCAATGAAACTTTACGTTACAGAGCCAGAGTCCACATGTTTAATAAGACAACGCCATCAAATCTCTCTCTGCTGATATCCAATCTGACTGAAGATGACCAGGGGACTTACATATGCACAGTTAATAACAAAACATCCACTCGTACCAGCCTCACAGTTAAAG GCTGTGTTTTATCCAAACATCCAAACACTCTCATCTCATATCCAGGAGAATCCGTGACGCTTCCATGTTCCTGTGAAGATCCAAAAACCAAACCAAAACACGTTGAATGGAAGCAAGCAGCTTTAAATGAGATTCTAGTTTCAGATTCTAAAGATGTCAGCGGACGCTTCCAGATCCTTAGAGATTCTCCTCATAATCTCTCTTTACGGATCTCAAACCTGACTGAGGCTGACGGAGGATTATATGAGTGTACAGTCAATGGAAAACAATCCAGAAGCATAAATCTCACTGTTACAG ATTTAAGCAAAAATTATCTCAAATACTCCCTGATATTTCTGATCTGTCTGATGCTGCTGCTCCTGACCGGATTCATCTGTTGGAGATTCACACGGG CAAACAAGGGAAGGAGAGGAAGCCGAGTGACCCAGAGACCAGATCATCAGG ATGATCTGACATACTCCACTGTGATGCTGATTAACAGTGAAAAACacgcaaaaaaacaacaacag GATGATGACACATACTCATCTGTAGTGTACTGCACTTTCACAAATCAAGATCTCTACAGATGA
- the LOC137009323 gene encoding carcinoembryonic antigen-related cell adhesion molecule 2-like isoform X5, with translation MAVLQTSDVMFLCVFLLCAGLHFTTGCTEAYSVISCSPGESVLLHCRDENSQHKDVQWQRTDIQETQNPVNVIKDQRYKDRVQIHRNLSLSINRLTVDDTGSYWCNFTELLHLIIEGCSLSANEASESISRYSGESVFLSCLVKCSTRYNPDKIRWKLPNNREINQTTNSTELYTLYQGRFHMSGEKTGNFSLLISNLTEKYEGLYSCWINENQHKSFSLTVKGCTLSETEREPETKYPGDSVLLSCSCKDPKSKPESFKWTQGTEVSNETLRYRARVHMFNKTTPSNLSLLISNLTEDDQGTYICTVNNKTSTRTSLTVKGCVLSKHPNTLISYPGESVTLPCSCEDPKTKPKHVEWKQAALNEILVSDSKDVSGRFQILRDSPHNLSLRISNLTEADGGLYECTVNGKQSRSINLTVTANKGRRGSRVTQRPDHQDDLTYSTVMLINSEKHAKKQQQDDDTYSSVVYCTFTNQDLYR, from the exons ATGGCTGTGCTACAGACTTCAGATGTGATGTTCTTGTGTGTTTTTCTGCTCTGCGCTGGACTTCACTTCACAACAG gcTGCACAGAAGCATATTCAGTCATCAGCTGTTCTCCAGGAGAGTCTGTGCTGCTGCACTGCAGGGATGAAAACTCACAGCATAAAGACGTCCAGTGGCAGCGCACAGATATACAAGAAACACAAAACCCAGTGAACGTCATCAAGGATCAGCGATATAAAGACAGAGTTCAGATTCACAGGAATCTCTCACTGTCCATCAATCGACTGACTGTAGACGACACAGGATCATATTGGTGTAATTTCACAGAGCTGCTTCATCTAATCATTGAAG GTTGTTCTCTATCAGCGAATGAAGCATCAGAGTCGATCAGCAGATATTCAGGGgaatcagtgtttctgtcttgtttggTCAAATGCAGCACTCGATATAATCCAGACAAGATCAGATGGAAATTACCAAACAACAGAGAAATAAACCAGACGACTAACTCTACTGAACTGTACACACTCTATCAGGGCAGATTTCACATGTCTGGTGAAAAAACAGGAAATTTCTCTCTGCTGATTTCTAACCTGACGGAGAAATATGAAGGACTGTATTCATGCTGGATTAATGAGAATCAACACAAGAGCTTCAGTCTCACTGTTAAAG GATGCACACTATCAGAGACTGAGAGGGAACCTGAAACGAAGTATCCAGGTGATTCTGTACTTCTGTCCTGCTCATGCAAAGACCCAAAATCCAAACCTGAGAGCTTCAAATGGACCCAAGGGACAGAAGTGTCCAATGAAACTTTACGTTACAGAGCCAGAGTCCACATGTTTAATAAGACAACGCCATCAAATCTCTCTCTGCTGATATCCAATCTGACTGAAGATGACCAGGGGACTTACATATGCACAGTTAATAACAAAACATCCACTCGTACCAGCCTCACAGTTAAAG GCTGTGTTTTATCCAAACATCCAAACACTCTCATCTCATATCCAGGAGAATCCGTGACGCTTCCATGTTCCTGTGAAGATCCAAAAACCAAACCAAAACACGTTGAATGGAAGCAAGCAGCTTTAAATGAGATTCTAGTTTCAGATTCTAAAGATGTCAGCGGACGCTTCCAGATCCTTAGAGATTCTCCTCATAATCTCTCTTTACGGATCTCAAACCTGACTGAGGCTGACGGAGGATTATATGAGTGTACAGTCAATGGAAAACAATCCAGAAGCATAAATCTCACTGTTACAG CAAACAAGGGAAGGAGAGGAAGCCGAGTGACCCAGAGACCAGATCATCAGG ATGATCTGACATACTCCACTGTGATGCTGATTAACAGTGAAAAACacgcaaaaaaacaacaacag GATGATGACACATACTCATCTGTAGTGTACTGCACTTTCACAAATCAAGATCTCTACAGATGA
- the LOC137009323 gene encoding carcinoembryonic antigen-related cell adhesion molecule 2-like isoform X6, with translation MAVLQTSDVMFLCVFLLCAGLHFTTGCTEAYSVISCSPGESVLLHCRDENSQHKDVQWQRTDIQETQNPVNVIKDQRYKDRVQIHRNLSLSINRLTVDDTGSYWCNFTELLHLIIEGCSLSANEASESISRYSGESVFLSCLVKCSTRYNPDKIRWKLPNNREINQTTNSTELYTLYQGRFHMSGEKTGNFSLLISNLTEKYEGLYSCWINENQHKSFSLTVKGCTLSETEREPETKYPGDSVLLSCSCKDPKSKPESFKWTQGTEVSNETLRYRARVHMFNKTTPSNLSLLISNLTEDDQGTYICTVNNKTSTRTSLTVKGCVLSKHPNTLISYPGESVTLPCSCEDPKTKPKHVEWKQAALNEILVSDSKDVSGRFQILRDSPHNLSLRISNLTEADGGLYECTVNGKQSRSINLTVTANKGRRGSRVTQRPDHQDDDTYSSVVYCTFTNQDLYR, from the exons ATGGCTGTGCTACAGACTTCAGATGTGATGTTCTTGTGTGTTTTTCTGCTCTGCGCTGGACTTCACTTCACAACAG gcTGCACAGAAGCATATTCAGTCATCAGCTGTTCTCCAGGAGAGTCTGTGCTGCTGCACTGCAGGGATGAAAACTCACAGCATAAAGACGTCCAGTGGCAGCGCACAGATATACAAGAAACACAAAACCCAGTGAACGTCATCAAGGATCAGCGATATAAAGACAGAGTTCAGATTCACAGGAATCTCTCACTGTCCATCAATCGACTGACTGTAGACGACACAGGATCATATTGGTGTAATTTCACAGAGCTGCTTCATCTAATCATTGAAG GTTGTTCTCTATCAGCGAATGAAGCATCAGAGTCGATCAGCAGATATTCAGGGgaatcagtgtttctgtcttgtttggTCAAATGCAGCACTCGATATAATCCAGACAAGATCAGATGGAAATTACCAAACAACAGAGAAATAAACCAGACGACTAACTCTACTGAACTGTACACACTCTATCAGGGCAGATTTCACATGTCTGGTGAAAAAACAGGAAATTTCTCTCTGCTGATTTCTAACCTGACGGAGAAATATGAAGGACTGTATTCATGCTGGATTAATGAGAATCAACACAAGAGCTTCAGTCTCACTGTTAAAG GATGCACACTATCAGAGACTGAGAGGGAACCTGAAACGAAGTATCCAGGTGATTCTGTACTTCTGTCCTGCTCATGCAAAGACCCAAAATCCAAACCTGAGAGCTTCAAATGGACCCAAGGGACAGAAGTGTCCAATGAAACTTTACGTTACAGAGCCAGAGTCCACATGTTTAATAAGACAACGCCATCAAATCTCTCTCTGCTGATATCCAATCTGACTGAAGATGACCAGGGGACTTACATATGCACAGTTAATAACAAAACATCCACTCGTACCAGCCTCACAGTTAAAG GCTGTGTTTTATCCAAACATCCAAACACTCTCATCTCATATCCAGGAGAATCCGTGACGCTTCCATGTTCCTGTGAAGATCCAAAAACCAAACCAAAACACGTTGAATGGAAGCAAGCAGCTTTAAATGAGATTCTAGTTTCAGATTCTAAAGATGTCAGCGGACGCTTCCAGATCCTTAGAGATTCTCCTCATAATCTCTCTTTACGGATCTCAAACCTGACTGAGGCTGACGGAGGATTATATGAGTGTACAGTCAATGGAAAACAATCCAGAAGCATAAATCTCACTGTTACAG CAAACAAGGGAAGGAGAGGAAGCCGAGTGACCCAGAGACCAGATCATCAG GATGATGACACATACTCATCTGTAGTGTACTGCACTTTCACAAATCAAGATCTCTACAGATGA
- the LOC137009323 gene encoding carcinoembryonic antigen-related cell adhesion molecule 2-like isoform X3 has protein sequence MSCTEAYSVISCSPGESVLLHCRDENSQHKDVQWQRTDIQETQNPVNVIKDQRYKDRVQIHRNLSLSINRLTVDDTGSYWCNFTELLHLIIEGCSLSANEASESISRYSGESVFLSCLVKCSTRYNPDKIRWKLPNNREINQTTNSTELYTLYQGRFHMSGEKTGNFSLLISNLTEKYEGLYSCWINENQHKSFSLTVKGCTLSETEREPETKYPGDSVLLSCSCKDPKSKPESFKWTQGTEVSNETLRYRARVHMFNKTTPSNLSLLISNLTEDDQGTYICTVNNKTSTRTSLTVKGCVLSKHPNTLISYPGESVTLPCSCEDPKTKPKHVEWKQAALNEILVSDSKDVSGRFQILRDSPHNLSLRISNLTEADGGLYECTVNGKQSRSINLTVTDLSKNYLKYSLIFLICLMLLLLTGFICWRFTRANKGRRGSRVTQRPDHQDDLTYSTVMLINSEKHAKKQQQDDDTYSSVVYCTFTNQDLYR, from the exons ATGA gcTGCACAGAAGCATATTCAGTCATCAGCTGTTCTCCAGGAGAGTCTGTGCTGCTGCACTGCAGGGATGAAAACTCACAGCATAAAGACGTCCAGTGGCAGCGCACAGATATACAAGAAACACAAAACCCAGTGAACGTCATCAAGGATCAGCGATATAAAGACAGAGTTCAGATTCACAGGAATCTCTCACTGTCCATCAATCGACTGACTGTAGACGACACAGGATCATATTGGTGTAATTTCACAGAGCTGCTTCATCTAATCATTGAAG GTTGTTCTCTATCAGCGAATGAAGCATCAGAGTCGATCAGCAGATATTCAGGGgaatcagtgtttctgtcttgtttggTCAAATGCAGCACTCGATATAATCCAGACAAGATCAGATGGAAATTACCAAACAACAGAGAAATAAACCAGACGACTAACTCTACTGAACTGTACACACTCTATCAGGGCAGATTTCACATGTCTGGTGAAAAAACAGGAAATTTCTCTCTGCTGATTTCTAACCTGACGGAGAAATATGAAGGACTGTATTCATGCTGGATTAATGAGAATCAACACAAGAGCTTCAGTCTCACTGTTAAAG GATGCACACTATCAGAGACTGAGAGGGAACCTGAAACGAAGTATCCAGGTGATTCTGTACTTCTGTCCTGCTCATGCAAAGACCCAAAATCCAAACCTGAGAGCTTCAAATGGACCCAAGGGACAGAAGTGTCCAATGAAACTTTACGTTACAGAGCCAGAGTCCACATGTTTAATAAGACAACGCCATCAAATCTCTCTCTGCTGATATCCAATCTGACTGAAGATGACCAGGGGACTTACATATGCACAGTTAATAACAAAACATCCACTCGTACCAGCCTCACAGTTAAAG GCTGTGTTTTATCCAAACATCCAAACACTCTCATCTCATATCCAGGAGAATCCGTGACGCTTCCATGTTCCTGTGAAGATCCAAAAACCAAACCAAAACACGTTGAATGGAAGCAAGCAGCTTTAAATGAGATTCTAGTTTCAGATTCTAAAGATGTCAGCGGACGCTTCCAGATCCTTAGAGATTCTCCTCATAATCTCTCTTTACGGATCTCAAACCTGACTGAGGCTGACGGAGGATTATATGAGTGTACAGTCAATGGAAAACAATCCAGAAGCATAAATCTCACTGTTACAG ATTTAAGCAAAAATTATCTCAAATACTCCCTGATATTTCTGATCTGTCTGATGCTGCTGCTCCTGACCGGATTCATCTGTTGGAGATTCACACGGG CAAACAAGGGAAGGAGAGGAAGCCGAGTGACCCAGAGACCAGATCATCAGG ATGATCTGACATACTCCACTGTGATGCTGATTAACAGTGAAAAACacgcaaaaaaacaacaacag GATGATGACACATACTCATCTGTAGTGTACTGCACTTTCACAAATCAAGATCTCTACAGATGA